TTACTACATCTGTGTAAGTTTTAGTGTTTATGGTTACTTCTGCTTGTTCATTAATATAAAAAGGTATAGGGACATTGTTAAAGGCTACATCTACCTCTCTTTCTTGTGTTACCTTATCACTTTGGGCTACAATTCTCTTAACTTCTCCTAAAAATTCTTTATTTGGTTGAGAACGAAGTTTTATAACCGCTTTTTGACCTACTTTTATATTTCCACTTATTTTTTCATCTATATAAGTTTTTACCCATACAGTTTTTGAATCAACTATTTGCAATATATTCTGAGATGGAGAGACACTTTGGGCGATCTGTGCATCTTTTGATATTACATAGCCATAACAAGGTGAGTATATTTTATATCTTAAAAGTTTCTCTTTTAATGCATCTACTGCTTTTTGTGATTTGGATAGCTCTAATTTTGCCGATAAAATATGTGCTTTTGTTGCTTCAATTTGAGATTTTATAACTTCAAGATCCATTTTTGCTTTATCATATTCAGCTTTGGATATAAATGACTGCTTGTTAAGTTTTTCATAACGCTTATATGTTATTTCGGCTAAATATTTTTGGGCAATTAGGCTATTTAGCTCTTTTTGTGTAGCTATCATTTCCGATTTTGCTTTTTTTACAGCAATTTTAGCCTCTTGTAGCTGTTGAGGAATATCTATGCTGTCAATAGTAACTAAAAGATCTCCTTTTTTTACCCATTGACCTTCATCTGTTAAAATTTTAACTATTTTACCACCAGTTTGAGAAGTTATTTTATATATATCTTTTGCTCCTACATTTCCAATGCCAAAAACCTGTACAGATAAATCACCTTTTATTGATTTTACTGTTTTATATGTTACTTTAGGTATATAAACCTTTTTATA
The sequence above is a segment of the Hydrogenimonas thermophila genome. Coding sequences within it:
- a CDS encoding efflux RND transporter periplasmic adaptor subunit; the protein is MQKFSKYIILAILLIVGATIFYKKVYIPKVTYKTVKSIKGDLSVQVFGIGNVGAKDIYKITSQTGGKIVKILTDEGQWVKKGDLLVTIDSIDIPQQLQEAKIAVKKAKSEMIATQKELNSLIAQKYLAEITYKRYEKLNKQSFISKAEYDKAKMDLEVIKSQIEATKAHILSAKLELSKSQKAVDALKEKLLRYKIYSPCYGYVISKDAQIAQSVSPSQNILQIVDSKTVWVKTYIDEKISGNIKVGQKAVIKLRSQPNKEFLGEVKRIVAQSDKVTQEREVDVAFNNVPIPFYINEQAEVTINTKTYTDVVKIPTKALSYYNEKMGVWIKKENRAHFLQIQLIARGNEEIAVSGLNEGVTLLIQSTKNKPLKEGATIIND